The Xenopus laevis strain J_2021 chromosome 4L, Xenopus_laevis_v10.1, whole genome shotgun sequence genomic sequence CACAGGCTGGCCAGGACCCCAAAGAAGATTCCAGCCCAGGAGAGTGTTCCTTCTGCCCCTTCCTGGTCTATTCCCAGCCAGAAGCCTCCTgcaaaacaaaatacagttaTTAGCACAGAAAGAAATAATTTCATGTTTATTCACATGGTTTGTAATTTTTTCTTGTTCTGATCATATActcttaaatggattctgtcatgatttgtatcatgtagtttttatttctaacactgcaaataattcactctacaacataaaatgtaattcctgaaccaacaagtgtatttagtaataatattggtgtgtaggtgcatctcaggtcattttgtctggtcatgtgctttcagaaagagccagcactttaggatggaactgctttttggcagactgtttcccctactcaatgcaactaaatgtgtctcagtgggacctggattttactattgagtgttgtttttggatctaccaggcagctgttatcttgtgttagggagctgctatctggttaccttcctattgttctgttgttaggctgctgggggggggggggggtggtgatatcactccaacttgcagtacagcagtaaagagtgactgaagtttatcagagcacaagtcacatgactgagggcagctgggaaactgacaatatgtcaagccccatgtcagatttcaaaattaaatataaaaaaaaatcagtttgctctttggacaaattgatttcagtgttggagcagcactattaactgatgtgttttgaaaaaaaaaaaaaactgttttcccatgacaatatccctttaagcaacataaacccaaacaaaaaaaacagggctCGTTTATGTATGCAAGTGCCTATACACACCCCTAGCACTAATGTGCTGATTCAGGATATTTAGATGCATGGTGCATAACTgcatgcaaggtgcaaagtacagggtgCTTCTAAACATATACAATtccactggaattctgggggaaatgctgcactTTGGGTAAAGATAATGTGACTTGGGTGCATTCTTGCACCTTTGAGTTATGTCCTATTTTGTACACAAGCTGCAATATTAAACATCTATATCATTTCTATAACCTGCTGAAATCAATGGACCAGGACTTAACCAGGTGGTATTGGTTTATACAACCGTTTAAAGGTGACTGAAAGCTTCAGCTAACTATTTGGAGTTCtgcattaaaggtgaacaatgataatttctaaatacaattaaaaagtctgcattgtttctgaaataatcaagtttatcttcactattcctgtctcagcatctgtttctcttcattctgtcttcatgcagcagttgggtgtcagatattcatcaacagttagatccaatatatcttatagggggcttccttttgcctagaaggtgtattagagctcactctattaaaatcaccagacaccatgtctctctacatgcagaatttgtgcaaagttattgttagattttgtttgcactgtaatcaattatttgagtgaactctaattcatctgctagcaAAGGGAGctttctaacaaaataactgccttttgcacaaattctgcatgtagagagacaggatacatctactaggcaaaaggagcccccctataagatatattggatctaactgtcaatgattatctgacactcaactgctgcatgaagagagaatgaagagaaacagatgctgagagaggaaaaagtgaagataaacttgattatttcaaaaacaatgcatattatttaattgactgtatttataagttttcttatttcagtatgatgaagcttatattaaagtttcattttcgcaatagttcccctttaagttgtccCTGAACCAGAGCCCACTTTTCCTTTCATATTTTGAGCATTCTTATTTGACACCGGCCTTACCTAAAATGATTCCGCAGGACATCAGCGCATACATGGAGGTGGTTTGCTTCAGCATGATGTAGGAAAGCAGCACGTTGAACACAGTACTAAGGCACCTGCCCACCGTATAAAAGGCCACTCCAAGATACTTGAGGCACAGGTTGTTGAAGATGATCATTCCGATGAAAACCACGGAAAGCGGCAGGACCGTCCTGAGGACTTTGAGATCGAAACGCAGAGAGGGGAACTCCAGCACGTGCGATGGAACGACATGGGTGAGCAGACTGAGTGATTTGCAGAGGACGACAGTGACCAAACACTGGTAGAAGGTGACAAAGAGCGGGGCATCCAGTTTCAGAGAAGGGCTGTCCAGCAGGTACTTGTTGAGGAACACCATGGTGATGGAGATGAACCAGTAGAGCATCACCACCATCgctatcttcacagctcttaccaTGAACGACTCCCGGGCCCCCTTCTCCGGGTCCCCTTCTCCGACCCCCATGAGAGCCATCCTGAGGATGCTGGAGCGCTTGAAGTTCCTGTTCATGGTTAGCAGTGGAAACAAAACGCAGGTCAGGAAGGCAAGGCATGAACTAAGTCGGGAGAGTTAAGAAATATGCGGGCAGAGAACAGAGAGGGCGTTTCTGACACAGGCCCAAGAATTCAGAGCACTTAACCCTTTCCTAGCTCTCCATTATTATCACATTTAATTTCGCTGGCAAGATAACGAGCTCAGAAGGCTTGCTGTATCCCGAGGGAGCCCTGCAATTGCTGTAACACATGGGGCTGTAAGGTGAGACTTTATTGCTTAGAACAAGAGGGCAATTAGCTCCAGGGGGGTAAAACATAGAACTATGATTAAAGCTGGGGCTACAATTAGAGTCCCCAGCAAGTAAAAGGGCAGCTCCTGGcaagggagggaggagggaagctCCTGGCAAGGGGGGAGGGGGAGTGGGAAGCTCCTGGCAAGGGAGGGAGGGCAGCTCTTGGCAAGGGGGGAGGGGGCAGCTCCTGGCAAGGGAGGGAGGGTAGCTCCTGGCAAGGAGGGGGGGAAGCTCTTGGCAAGGGGGGAGGGGGCAGCTCCTGGCAAGGGAGGGAGGGAAGCTCCTGGCAAGGGGGAGAGCTCCTGGCAAGGGGGGAGGGGGAAGCTCCTGGCAAGGGGGAGGGAAAGCTCCTGGCAAGTAAATGGGCAGCCCCTGTAAGGGAAAGGGCAGCTTGTAAAGTCCTTGGAAGAGCCTAGACTCCCTGACAGGTGAGAGGCAAGTGCGCAGGTATCTCCCCGCAGAAAACAAAGCCCTGTTGTCTCTTGCCAGAGGAATGTGCAGCCTATAGATATATCCAATGAGACGGGCTAGGCCACCCTACATTCTCAGTCAGGCAGCGGCTCCGACAGAAGGTACTGGCCGAGGAGAAGCCGAGGTGCGGAATTGGTGTCGGAAATCCGCCCTCTTGGTTCTACATCACACTCTGGGGCTCGTAGCACGTCTCTATGGTAGCTGCGAGTTCCTAGACAACACTGTGCTGTGACGCCGATCGCTCTATGGTAGTTCCTAGAGTGCGGAAAGCCGCGCGGTGGCGTCACAGTCACGTGCTCTCTATTCCTTATTCTGAATGGTTAGTGCTCGGTGTGAGAGACTCTGGGCTTTAGTGTTTGGCCCTCAAACTTTAAACGGGGGTTGATCATAGTTTGAGGCCTCCCTTTGTATGTGaatagttgtgtgtgtgtatatataggctgctgtaagatgaaTTATACAATCAGTTTATTGGGCAGGTGGggtttgtttgggcctctgtcagTACTGGGGCCTatcaaatttgaatcccagtctagaCCTGTATAGATTCCTATGGAACTATGTTTGAGGAGAGTCACAGGTGGGGCTGGGGACTTGTGTACAGAGTTGCCGGGtgtcattttcaaaaccagccaaagtcggctacaaaaccagccctaAACTAGCCAAGAGCCACTCCAAAAGTAGCTCAAAAATGTGCAGTGagaaaaaaagcctaaaaataaatgaatatatgtaaaaataagcCTTTTTCAAATCATCGCTGTTTCACTAatgtttccatgaagcaaaatgggacggCTTTGCCCTTAACTAGGGGGGTAAGTAactgcaggaggtataggggtctcATAAAGCCCTAAGACTatggttgccacccagccggtatttaacTGGCCCAGCTGGAAAAACGGGTTGCAAGGCCGGTGCCGGTATTAAAGTAATACCGACAATTacaaggccggtaaaatactgagGGAAGAAATGGCCATAGTAGCTTCCCTGCGCCCTTTCCCCCCGCCCGCTCAAAACTCCCAGCTAAACTTGCTACGGCGCCTGGGACCTCACGTCACTTACGTGATGTTGTGACATCACAATCTCACGTGATGCGATTTGTGGGCGGAGTTCCTGTCGTCTTTAAAGCCGCGAGTGCAGGGGGATCGTGCTGACATAAGCAGAAGAGCAGGAGAATGTGCAGACTGCCTCCCTGACAGGACAGCACAGAGTCAAAAATAgagagagaaggcgcacacccttttaaattaaattagagggtgctaatccataggtgactccccatgaGGGTCTCCATGTAATATATA encodes the following:
- the slc35c1.L gene encoding GDP-fucose transporter 1 isoform X2, with protein sequence MNFKRSSILRMALMGVGEGDPEKGARESFMVRAVKIAMVVMLYWFISITMVFLNKYLLDSPSLKLDAPLFVTFYQCLVTVVLCKSLSLLTHVVPSHVLEFPSLRFDLKVLRTVLPLSVVFIGMIIFNNLCLKYLGVAFYTVGRCLSTVFNVLLSYIMLKQTTSMYALMSCGIILGGFWLGIDQEGAEGTLSWAGIFFGVLASLCVSLNAIYTKKVLPAVDGSIWRLTFYNNVNACFLFIPLLFVCGEVGTLLAFDKLSMFYFWGMMTLGGIFGFAIGYVTGLQIQFTSPLTHNISGTAKACAQTVIAVMYYHQIKSFLWWTSNLMVLGGSFSYTWVKGLEMKKTQGETNQSQSNGEKSSVGV
- the slc35c1.L gene encoding GDP-fucose transporter 1 isoform X1, with amino-acid sequence MNRNFKRSSILRMALMGVGEGDPEKGARESFMVRAVKIAMVVMLYWFISITMVFLNKYLLDSPSLKLDAPLFVTFYQCLVTVVLCKSLSLLTHVVPSHVLEFPSLRFDLKVLRTVLPLSVVFIGMIIFNNLCLKYLGVAFYTVGRCLSTVFNVLLSYIMLKQTTSMYALMSCGIILGGFWLGIDQEGAEGTLSWAGIFFGVLASLCVSLNAIYTKKVLPAVDGSIWRLTFYNNVNACFLFIPLLFVCGEVGTLLAFDKLSMFYFWGMMTLGGIFGFAIGYVTGLQIQFTSPLTHNISGTAKACAQTVIAVMYYHQIKSFLWWTSNLMVLGGSFSYTWVKGLEMKKTQGETNQSQSNGEKSSVGV
- the slc35c1.L gene encoding GDP-fucose transporter 1 isoform X3, with product MALMGVGEGDPEKGARESFMVRAVKIAMVVMLYWFISITMVFLNKYLLDSPSLKLDAPLFVTFYQCLVTVVLCKSLSLLTHVVPSHVLEFPSLRFDLKVLRTVLPLSVVFIGMIIFNNLCLKYLGVAFYTVGRCLSTVFNVLLSYIMLKQTTSMYALMSCGIILGGFWLGIDQEGAEGTLSWAGIFFGVLASLCVSLNAIYTKKVLPAVDGSIWRLTFYNNVNACFLFIPLLFVCGEVGTLLAFDKLSMFYFWGMMTLGGIFGFAIGYVTGLQIQFTSPLTHNISGTAKACAQTVIAVMYYHQIKSFLWWTSNLMVLGGSFSYTWVKGLEMKKTQGETNQSQSNGEKSSVGV